TCCGCGGTCCGCTCCGCCGGCCCCGCCGCGGCCAGCTCGGCGCCGCTGAGCGCGGGCATCTCGACGTGGAGGTCGATGCGGTCGAGCAGCGGCCCCGAAACCCGCGCGCGGTAGCGCGCCCGCTGGGACGGCGTGCAACCGCAGGCACGGCGCGGGTCGCCGAGATACCCGCACGGGCACGGGTTCATCGCGGCGACGAGCATGCACCGCGCCGGAAGGGCTACCGCGCCGGCGGTCCGGACTATGACGATCCGGCCCTCCTCGAGCGGTTGGCGAAGTGATTCCAGCGCGTCGTGGTGAAACTCCGGGACTTCGTCGAGAAACAGCACCCCGAGGTGGGCAAGGCTCACTTCTCCGGGCGATGGCGGCGAGCCGCCGCCGACAAGCCCCTGCACGGTCGTCGCGTGGTGCGGCGCCCGGAACGGACGCAATGCGATCAGCGGCGCGGACGACGGCAGCCTGCCGGCCGCGCTGTAGACCCGCGTGACCTCGAGGGCCTCGTCTCGCGACAGCGGC
This genomic interval from bacterium contains the following:
- a CDS encoding ATP-binding protein codes for the protein MAFPSTLLCAHDLLLIGPPGTGKTMLAQRLPAILPPLSRDEALEVTRVYSAAGRLPSSAPLIALRPFRAPHHATTVQGLVGGGSPPSPGEVSLAHLGVLFLDEVPEFHHDALESLRQPLEEGRIVIVRTAGAVALPARCMLVAAMNPCPCGYLGDPRRACGCTPSQRARYRARVSGPLLDRIDLHVEMPALSGAELAAAGPAERTADVRARVARARAAQSARAAALGLADAVNATMPVAAARACCVLGPESRALLRQAVDRLGLSPRAYHRLGRVARTIADLGGDASIGAPHVAEAIGYRTLDRAMQSGAAAPF